The window CGAGCATCGACAGCCTGAGTGCGGTGCCCCGCGGCTCGACCGAACGGTTCACCCTGTGGTTCCGGGTGACGCTGGGCCTGCGTCGGATCGACGGCCACTGGCTGGTCACCCACGAACACGAGTCCGTCCCGTTCGAAATGGACGGTTCCTTCCAGGCCTCCACCAACCTGACGCCGACCGACTGACCCGCGCGGCGATCCGGTGAGATCGCGGGCGGGCGCAACCTCACCGGATCGCCGAGAATGGGTTGCAACCTCGGATGGCGGTCGTTCCGTCGTGCCCGCAGAGACGTGTGGGAGGAGGGCCGTGAAAGGGTCCGAGGAGGACGAGTTCCGGGAGTTCGTGGGGACCCGGATGGAACGGTGGCGGCGGGCCGCGTTCCTGCTCTGCCATGACTGGCATCTGGCCGATGACCTGGTCGGAACCGTCGTGGGCAAGCTCTACGAGAACTGGCGGCGGGTGTCGGCCGCCGACAATCCGGAGGCGTACGCACAGCGTGTACTCACCCGGGCCTGGATCGACGAGCGCCGCCGACCGTGGCGGCGCGAACACCCGGCCGACGACGTGCCTGATCCGGGGTGGACTCCGCCCGATCAGGTCGGCGACCGGGAGCAGCTGATCGGGCTGCTGTCCCGGCTCGGGCGGCGGCAGCGGGCCGTCGTCGTCCTGCGGTTCTACTTCGATCGGTCGGTCGAGGAGACCGCGGAGCTGCTCGGGATCTCCGCGGGCACGGTCAAGAGCCAGTCGGCGCGGGCCTTGGAGGCACTGCGCACAGTCAGCTTCGTCTCGGGGAGGCGGCAGTGAATCAGGAGATGCTCGATCGGCTCATCGGGGCGGCGCCCCCGTCGACCGTGGACGTCGAGGGGGTGCTCCGGCGGGCCCGTCGGCGCCGGCGGATCCGGCATGTCGTGGCCGGTGGATCCACCGCGGTCGCGGTCGTCGCCGCGGTCGCCGCCGGCGCGAGCCTGCTGCCCGGAGCGAAGCCGGCTCCGCTGGTCGCCGCGACGCCGTCACCGGCGGTGCCGGCGTCACCGGTGGTGTCGGCGTCACCGGTGGTGTCGGCGTCGCCGAGTCCGTCGGCGTTCGCGTTGGAGGCCGACACCGACGGCGAGCGGCAGCGGATCCTCGACCGGCTGCAGCTCGTCCTGGAACAGGCGACGGCCGAGCACGCCCCGACGATCCGGTGGATCTACATGCCGGACGAGCCGGGGGAGAAGCGCACCCCGGACGGGCATCCGGTGATGTTCGCGCTGGACGACGACACGTTCCGGGCCCGCTCCGGGGTCACCGCCGACGGCCGTAAGGGCGGTTTCTACCTGTCGCTGCGTGCGACGGGTTGCGGGGCCGGTTCGTGCGAGCCGTTCTACGAGTGCGCGCCGCCGGTCGTCGACTGCCAGGCCACCCGTACCGCATCGGGGCTGCGTCTGGTCCGCTACGTCGACAAACCCGGCCACGGGTGGCGGTTCTACGGTGTCGACGTCGAACTCCCGGACCGCAGGCACGCGGTCCACCTGAGCGCGGTCAACTACTTCGGCGGCGACGGCAGCGAACCGTCGGCGCCCGCCCCGGTGTTCACCCGCGCCCAACTGGAGGCGATCGCCACCGACATCGCGGAGAAGATCACCGGCTGACCGGGTTGCGGTGCAACCGCCGCAGCACCAGGGCCAGATGGGTACGGAGCAGGCCGTCCGGGTCGCGCAGACTCCAACCGAGCAGGTGTTCGGCCTGGACGACCCGGTCCTGGAGGGTGGAATGGTGCAGCCGTAGCCGGGTGGCCGCGGCACGCAGGCTCGTCGTGGCGGTCACCGCGTGCAGGGTCGGCAGCAGCCACGGGGCGGCGGCCTGCTCCAGAACCCGGACGTCCGGCACAGCACCGGGTTCGGGAACCTGCGTCAGCATTGTCAGGGCGCCCAGTTCGGCGTACGAGATGATGGTTTTGCCGGGATCCTCGTCGGTGCCGGCGGCGGTGAACCGGACCGCGACGCGCGCCCCGTCGTGCGAGACCGGAAGGTCGAGGATCGGTCCGGCCGGGCCGATCCCGGCCCGGCCGCGCGGCGGATCCGCGTCCCTGTTCAGGATGCGGACCTCACCGCCGTGAAAGACCATGGCGTACGCCGTCCCGCCGGCCGCGAGACCGAGGAGCCGGGCGGCCCGCAGCCGGGCGTCGGCCGGAGCGGCCGGGTCGACGAGCAGTTCGATCATCGCCGGCTGGTCGGTGGCGGGCGCCCGACCCCGGGTCCGGTCGAGCACCGTGCGGGCGGCCGCCGCGGCGCGTTCCAGCACCATCGCGTCGACCGGCCCGGCCGTCCCGGACCGCTCCAGCCGCAGCGTGGCGGTGCCCGCGTCGGCTCCCGGCCAGGCGTCGTCATCAGGCGTTCCCGCTGCGGCGGTGCCGTCCGGCAGCACCCGGATGTGCACCCGCCGCACCGTGTCGTCGAGCCGGGCCGGGCATCCGGCCAGCACGGCCGCACCCCGCACGATGCTCTGCAGCCCGGCGCCCGCCTCGACCAGCCCGTCGAAGTAGGCGATCACCTGAACGGCCGCGCTGGCGTCGGCGTCCAGCGCGGCGAGACGTACCGCCAGGTCCTTCATGCCGCAGACGCTAGGCGTTGAGGAGCCGGTTCAGCCACCGGAACCGGGCCTGCCGGGCATCCTGCGAGATCACCGCCGAGGGCGCCATCATGTCGAACCCGTGGAACCCGCCCGGCCACACATGCAGCTCGGCCCGCCCACCGGCCTGCCAGATCCGGCTCGCATAGGCGACATCCTCGTCCCGGAACGTCTCCG of the Actinoplanes sichuanensis genome contains:
- a CDS encoding SigE family RNA polymerase sigma factor, producing the protein MKGSEEDEFREFVGTRMERWRRAAFLLCHDWHLADDLVGTVVGKLYENWRRVSAADNPEAYAQRVLTRAWIDERRRPWRREHPADDVPDPGWTPPDQVGDREQLIGLLSRLGRRQRAVVVLRFYFDRSVEETAELLGISAGTVKSQSARALEALRTVSFVSGRRQ
- a CDS encoding helix-turn-helix domain-containing protein yields the protein MKDLAVRLAALDADASAAVQVIAYFDGLVEAGAGLQSIVRGAAVLAGCPARLDDTVRRVHIRVLPDGTAAAGTPDDDAWPGADAGTATLRLERSGTAGPVDAMVLERAAAAARTVLDRTRGRAPATDQPAMIELLVDPAAPADARLRAARLLGLAAGGTAYAMVFHGGEVRILNRDADPPRGRAGIGPAGPILDLPVSHDGARVAVRFTAAGTDEDPGKTIISYAELGALTMLTQVPEPGAVPDVRVLEQAAAPWLLPTLHAVTATTSLRAAATRLRLHHSTLQDRVVQAEHLLGWSLRDPDGLLRTHLALVLRRLHRNPVSR